In the Pseudoalteromonas undina genome, one interval contains:
- a CDS encoding response regulator transcription factor — translation MDNYGTILLVEDDISLAQWVTEYLTEQGYIVHVCHRGDEVISQVKHLNPQLILLDIMLPGLDGISVCRELRSFYQAPIIMLTARDEEMDEVIGLEVGATDYIIKPVRPRALLARIKSALRYSSDIPKTDAQESMINIGQLSINTESRNVTLNQQDVNISSAEYLLLHYLASNAGQVVSRDAVFKATKGREYDGLDRSVDVLISALRKKFNDDPQKPEKIKTIWGRGYLFVTTAW, via the coding sequence ATGGATAATTACGGTACTATTTTACTGGTTGAAGATGATATCTCTCTTGCACAATGGGTAACTGAGTATTTAACTGAGCAAGGTTATATTGTGCATGTATGTCATCGCGGTGATGAAGTTATAAGCCAAGTAAAGCATTTAAACCCACAACTTATTTTACTCGATATTATGTTACCAGGACTTGATGGTATCAGTGTATGCCGTGAGTTACGTAGCTTTTATCAAGCCCCTATAATTATGCTCACCGCACGAGATGAAGAAATGGATGAGGTCATTGGGCTTGAAGTCGGTGCCACAGATTATATTATAAAACCTGTTCGCCCTCGCGCACTGCTTGCTCGTATTAAGTCGGCTTTACGCTACAGCAGCGACATACCTAAAACTGATGCTCAAGAGAGCATGATCAATATTGGTCAATTAAGTATTAATACCGAATCTCGTAACGTTACACTCAACCAGCAAGATGTGAATATTTCAAGCGCAGAGTATTTATTACTACATTACTTAGCCAGCAACGCTGGACAAGTTGTATCACGTGATGCGGTGTTTAAAGCAACCAAAGGCAGGGAGTATGACGGTCTAGATAGAAGCGTTGATGTGCTTATTTCTGCTTTGCGTAAAAAGTTTAATGATGATCCGCAAAAACCAGAAAAAATAAAAACTATTTGGGGGCGTGGTTATTTGTTTGTGACTACAGCGTGGTAA
- a CDS encoding DUF3019 domain-containing protein encodes MYFRFFYCLLFTYSGSLLAATTQPPSELTAVPDTCVALREGRQCYADVVLSWQQPEVGNYCLRDATSKYIMQCWLKQRQGSLNYAFDSTQSISFELFDSNTSQVIAVSEVKLQWVYQNRQKKRRWRLF; translated from the coding sequence ATGTACTTTAGATTTTTTTACTGTTTGTTGTTTACATATTCGGGCTCTTTGCTTGCAGCCACTACACAACCCCCCAGTGAACTTACTGCTGTTCCCGATACCTGTGTAGCCTTACGTGAAGGGCGTCAATGTTATGCCGATGTTGTCTTATCATGGCAGCAACCAGAGGTAGGAAATTATTGTTTACGCGATGCAACCTCAAAATACATTATGCAGTGCTGGCTTAAACAGCGACAAGGCTCACTTAATTACGCCTTTGATTCAACCCAGAGCATTTCATTTGAGCTGTTTGATAGTAATACGTCACAAGTGATTGCTGTAAGCGAAGTTAAACTACAATGGGTGTATCAAAATAGACAAAAAAAGCGGCGTTGGCGGTTATTTTAG
- a CDS encoding MipA/OmpV family protein — MTYTSLKQSFGCAALLVAAIFSAQSSASNRYYADNTLEPTTGFAWDWSAGAGYYIEDSYLVGMNSYDVGAELDLSIAVSYDNFYLDFDHNQLSGGLVLGYSLINKYDWGLDLLGTNIQAGFDEQGLGFYNDGIIDPLRGIKKRNYDFDTGLRLTRRFENSQISFEYLHDISGAHNGWVANVFFSHIQPWRNWEFRSGIGLSAYSADFTNYYFGIDSDEANAARPIYSTDASTSIMFEFHAEYPINQDWVFLAGWLTTWFSKEIEDSPIISQGYQHKAKVGLRYVL; from the coding sequence ATGACGTATACTTCTCTTAAACAGTCTTTTGGTTGTGCGGCCTTATTAGTTGCCGCTATTTTTAGTGCCCAAAGCAGCGCCAGTAATCGTTACTATGCCGATAACACTTTGGAACCCACCACTGGGTTTGCCTGGGATTGGAGCGCTGGCGCAGGCTATTATATTGAAGACTCTTATTTAGTTGGCATGAACTCCTATGATGTTGGTGCAGAACTAGATTTGAGTATTGCAGTTTCTTACGATAATTTTTATCTAGATTTTGACCATAATCAGCTCAGCGGTGGACTTGTTTTAGGCTATAGCTTAATTAACAAATATGATTGGGGTCTTGATTTATTAGGCACCAACATTCAAGCAGGTTTTGATGAACAAGGTTTAGGCTTTTATAACGACGGAATAATTGATCCACTGCGTGGTATAAAAAAGCGTAACTATGATTTTGACACCGGCCTTCGATTAACACGTCGATTTGAAAACTCACAAATTTCATTTGAATATTTACATGATATAAGCGGTGCTCATAATGGTTGGGTTGCCAATGTGTTTTTCAGCCATATTCAACCTTGGCGCAATTGGGAGTTTCGCTCCGGTATTGGCTTAAGTGCCTACTCTGCTGATTTTACAAACTATTACTTTGGTATTGATAGCGATGAAGCAAACGCAGCACGCCCTATTTATAGTACCGATGCCAGTACCAGTATTATGTTTGAATTTCATGCTGAATATCCCATCAATCAAGATTGGGTATTTTTAGCAGGCTGGCTAACTACATGGTTTTCAAAAGAAATTGAAGACAGCCCAATTATTTCCCAAGGATATCAACACAAAGCCAAGGTAGGCCTGCGTTATGTACTTTAG
- a CDS encoding SixA phosphatase family protein: MSVLIKSAWIALLLMLCNPAFAEPEQLYLFRHSEKQTGSNPFLTEQGQARAEHLVSLVKTHPHITLYSSNYNRTLSTAAPLARYFNIKVITYNAADLTTLKNQLLAQTGVVVVIGHSNTTPQLASLLSNQTIENMDEGQYGHYYSLSRLEHGSYKANLRIMDF, encoded by the coding sequence ATGAGTGTATTGATAAAATCAGCATGGATAGCATTACTATTAATGCTATGCAATCCTGCTTTTGCTGAGCCTGAACAGCTTTATTTGTTTCGCCATAGTGAAAAACAAACAGGCAGTAATCCATTTTTAACAGAGCAAGGGCAAGCACGTGCTGAGCATTTGGTTTCGCTAGTTAAAACCCATCCACACATTACGTTATACAGTAGTAATTATAACCGCACATTAAGCACTGCAGCGCCTTTAGCTAGGTATTTTAATATTAAAGTTATTACTTATAATGCTGCCGATTTAACGACATTGAAAAATCAGTTGTTAGCACAAACTGGTGTTGTGGTGGTTATAGGGCATAGTAACACCACGCCGCAATTAGCTTCGTTATTGAGTAACCAAACTATTGAGAATATGGATGAGGGGCAGTACGGGCACTATTACTCACTTAGTAGGCTTGAGCATGGCAGCTATAAAGCAAACTTGCGAATAATGGATTTTTAA
- a CDS encoding DUF3820 family protein gives MDPQQLKVAINTIMPFGKYAGRPLLLLPEPYLVWFKQQGFPDSKLGSQLAMMYEVKLNGLEQMLMPLLEKNSK, from the coding sequence ATGGATCCTCAACAACTAAAAGTAGCGATTAACACCATTATGCCATTTGGCAAGTATGCGGGACGCCCTTTACTTTTGCTGCCTGAGCCATATTTAGTGTGGTTTAAACAACAAGGCTTTCCTGATAGCAAGCTTGGCTCTCAGCTCGCAATGATGTACGAAGTGAAGCTTAATGGCTTAGAGCAAATGCTGATGCCATTACTAGAAAAAAATAGTAAATAA
- a CDS encoding serine hydrolase domain-containing protein, whose protein sequence is MKYFNTLPFYFFAVLLIGTHLQASASTDPDWEAFVKSYGRYTEKKLKIKKIPGGALSIVNSQARDYIHTMGNTKVRGGQKINPHTRFRLASVSKTFAGSLAAKLANEQRLNLYLPVSYYLPDFKQTDYKDDLKVFHILSHSSGLVPNAYDNLIESRMGYKDIVEKLLNVKPICDPGDCYGYQNVMFSLIDDVILKSTNKTYIQWLNEAFFTPLEMNDASLGYDAMVQDNNYAHPHVRGKKRWYSARLKKNYYKVAPAAGVNASASDMAIWLNAQLGQYPSVLSLDALATQTRPYTHTKKERYRRVWREHMNEAYYGLGWRVYDYDDETLYYHSGWVQGYRSDLVVFPHLNVGFSLILNAETGLINELTTEFIDRLLAYKRGKKQ, encoded by the coding sequence ATGAAGTATTTTAACACCTTACCCTTTTACTTTTTTGCCGTGCTCCTTATCGGGACGCATTTACAGGCGAGCGCAAGCACAGATCCTGATTGGGAAGCATTTGTTAAAAGTTATGGACGCTATACAGAAAAAAAACTAAAAATAAAAAAAATCCCAGGAGGGGCGCTATCTATTGTCAACTCACAAGCACGTGACTACATCCATACTATGGGCAATACAAAGGTGCGCGGTGGGCAAAAAATTAACCCGCACACTCGATTTCGTTTAGCCTCCGTATCGAAAACATTTGCAGGGTCGTTAGCGGCTAAACTCGCAAATGAACAGCGGCTCAACCTTTATTTACCTGTTAGTTATTATTTACCGGACTTTAAGCAAACTGACTATAAAGATGATTTAAAAGTTTTTCATATTTTAAGCCATTCTAGTGGGCTAGTTCCTAACGCTTACGATAATTTAATCGAATCGCGAATGGGTTATAAGGACATTGTTGAAAAACTATTGAATGTTAAACCCATTTGTGACCCTGGTGATTGCTATGGCTATCAAAATGTAATGTTTAGCTTAATAGACGACGTAATTTTAAAAAGTACCAACAAAACCTATATCCAGTGGCTTAATGAGGCGTTTTTTACTCCCCTAGAAATGAATGATGCTAGTTTGGGTTACGATGCCATGGTGCAGGATAATAACTATGCACACCCTCACGTGCGTGGCAAAAAACGTTGGTATAGCGCCCGCTTAAAAAAGAATTATTATAAAGTTGCACCCGCGGCAGGGGTAAACGCCAGTGCGTCAGATATGGCTATTTGGTTAAATGCGCAATTAGGGCAATATCCATCGGTATTATCCTTAGATGCATTGGCCACGCAAACACGCCCTTATACTCATACTAAAAAAGAACGCTACAGACGAGTATGGCGAGAGCACATGAACGAAGCCTACTATGGGCTAGGCTGGCGTGTGTATGACTATGATGATGAAACGCTTTATTATCACAGTGGTTGGGTGCAAGGCTACCGCAGTGACTTAGTGGTTTTTCCGCACTTAAATGTAGGCTTTAGTTTGATTTTAAATGCAGAAACTGGGCTCATTAATGAGCTTACTACTGAATTCATAGACCGTTTATTGGCATACAAACGAGGCAAAAAACAATGA
- a CDS encoding ATP-binding protein — protein sequence MGKLFISLYVYIIASLFIASGVIEQLWPYDESEQHVLLDNEFGQSLWLLSQTPDGLEQLKHNFDSQVIAQQDLVLPPEQQTQLAQNNYLYLYDKQQRIVWYVTLNNSQLLQIGPVGVKAKNTGTVIPYLLVLFIISLPIGLWSLLLWRDFAKLSQACEAVGGAQDFQLSDSSKSFFLPITDTLKVMQQRIEFLLSAQQELTSSVSHEFRTPLARLKFAIAMLESKVQDGKAQHYLSDMQMDIHELESLVSEMLEYARLDTQQPSLQLVPCDIVALIKANIEKVTFDTPIKLTTTLPSQFINVCDSHFMSRVLQNLISNALKHATQTVHISLTANAEKLFLVIEDDGPGIADAEREKVFKPFTRLDKSRDKKTGGFGLGLAIVNKIISWHKGQCKIEDSPLGGVKFIITLDN from the coding sequence ATGGGAAAGCTATTTATTAGCCTTTACGTGTATATTATTGCTTCTTTGTTTATTGCCAGTGGTGTTATAGAGCAGCTTTGGCCGTATGATGAATCTGAGCAACATGTTTTGTTAGATAATGAATTTGGGCAGTCGTTATGGCTGCTTTCTCAAACGCCAGATGGTCTTGAGCAGCTAAAGCATAATTTTGATAGCCAAGTTATCGCCCAACAAGATTTGGTTCTCCCTCCTGAGCAGCAAACACAATTAGCTCAAAATAATTACCTTTACTTGTACGATAAGCAGCAACGTATTGTTTGGTATGTCACTTTAAATAACTCTCAGTTATTACAAATAGGTCCTGTAGGTGTTAAAGCTAAAAACACCGGGACCGTGATACCTTATTTATTAGTTTTATTTATTATTAGCTTACCGATAGGGTTATGGAGCTTATTGTTATGGCGAGACTTTGCCAAGCTCAGTCAAGCCTGTGAAGCGGTCGGTGGGGCGCAAGATTTTCAATTAAGCGACAGCTCTAAATCATTCTTTTTACCCATCACTGATACATTAAAAGTAATGCAGCAACGGATAGAGTTTTTACTGAGTGCTCAACAAGAACTAACCTCATCAGTGTCACATGAGTTCAGAACACCATTAGCCCGTTTGAAGTTTGCAATCGCAATGTTAGAGAGTAAAGTTCAAGATGGCAAAGCACAGCACTATTTATCTGATATGCAAATGGATATTCATGAGCTGGAATCCTTGGTATCAGAAATGTTGGAATACGCTCGTTTAGATACACAGCAACCAAGCTTGCAATTGGTTCCCTGTGATATCGTCGCATTAATTAAAGCTAATATCGAAAAAGTAACTTTTGATACACCTATTAAATTAACCACAACGTTGCCGAGTCAATTTATAAACGTATGTGATAGTCATTTCATGTCGCGAGTGCTACAAAATTTAATTAGTAATGCACTGAAACATGCTACGCAAACTGTGCATATTAGTTTAACTGCCAACGCCGAAAAGTTATTTCTGGTGATTGAAGATGATGGCCCAGGTATTGCGGATGCTGAACGTGAGAAAGTGTTTAAACCTTTCACCCGTTTAGATAAAAGCCGTGATAAAAAAACCGGTGGGTTTGGATTAGGGCTAGCAATTGTAAATAAAATTATTAGCTGGCATAAAGGGCAGTGTAAGATTGAAGACTCACCATTGGGTGGGGTTAAGTTTATTATCACCCTCGACAACTAA
- a CDS encoding ATP-binding protein, translated as MKKFYISLLGSALLSIIVLGWLIDAFSQQAHAPLDEFSVQSQIIVGLSKQLTAIKPQARPEQVTKLAKDFNLTLNYKLNQSLALPFALLDKMQTQGGLILEDEQGFYMLYTNDALSPYHLTMRLDKPYESTQRNDIILTLLFYTGLCVFMGFIITPLAKRLTVLNDAAKQFASGNVKARIKPSRFTYIKDVELTFNRMASQIEKLVAENKLMASSLSHDIRTPIACLRFGVDAALDSHDESKIKHYLTRMETDLDHMESMLKSYLAFATLEQNANKLTYSSANLKQYLSDIVLQLEPRITARSLNISLECDDHTIFADLHWLARAIANLINNACDFAHHHIKVTASLQEHTLVISIADDGPGIAQENNQKVFSPFFRERSHRNRSDNSYGLGLAIVAKVADWHHGSIEVSKSEHLGGACFTLTIARFRY; from the coding sequence ATGAAAAAGTTTTATATTTCACTACTAGGCAGTGCGCTGCTTTCAATTATTGTTTTAGGTTGGCTTATTGATGCATTTAGCCAACAAGCACATGCACCTTTGGATGAGTTTAGCGTACAAAGCCAGATTATTGTCGGGTTAAGTAAACAGCTCACAGCTATAAAGCCACAGGCACGACCAGAACAGGTAACTAAATTAGCCAAAGATTTTAACCTGACTCTTAACTACAAATTAAATCAGTCGCTCGCATTACCATTCGCCCTATTAGATAAAATGCAAACTCAAGGCGGGTTAATACTTGAGGACGAGCAAGGCTTTTACATGCTCTACACTAATGATGCATTAAGCCCTTACCATTTAACCATGCGTTTAGATAAGCCTTACGAGAGCACACAGCGAAACGACATAATTTTAACTTTGTTATTTTATACTGGCTTATGTGTTTTTATGGGTTTTATTATTACCCCTTTAGCAAAACGTCTTACAGTATTAAATGATGCGGCAAAACAGTTCGCATCCGGTAATGTTAAAGCCCGAATTAAGCCCTCTCGCTTTACCTATATTAAAGATGTGGAACTGACCTTTAACCGCATGGCAAGCCAAATTGAAAAGTTAGTTGCTGAAAATAAACTGATGGCCTCAAGCCTATCCCATGATATAAGAACCCCAATAGCATGCTTACGCTTTGGTGTTGACGCTGCACTTGATAGCCATGATGAGAGCAAAATAAAGCATTACCTAACCCGTATGGAAACCGATTTGGATCATATGGAGTCAATGTTAAAAAGCTACTTAGCATTTGCTACTTTGGAACAAAATGCCAATAAACTTACTTACTCATCAGCAAACCTTAAACAATATCTAAGTGATATTGTGCTGCAGCTTGAACCAAGAATAACCGCACGTTCGCTTAATATTTCTTTAGAATGTGATGATCATACTATTTTTGCTGACTTACATTGGCTAGCAAGAGCGATCGCTAACTTAATTAATAATGCCTGCGATTTTGCACATCATCACATTAAAGTAACCGCCTCGCTACAAGAGCACACTCTAGTCATCAGCATTGCCGATGATGGCCCAGGTATAGCTCAAGAAAACAATCAAAAAGTATTTAGCCCGTTCTTCCGTGAACGCAGCCACCGTAATCGCAGTGACAACAGTTACGGGTTAGGATTGGCTATCGTTGCCAAAGTAGCCGATTGGCATCATGGCTCAATAGAAGTGAGTAAAAGTGAGCACCTTGGTGGGGCCTGCTTTACACTTACGATTGCGCGGTTTAGATATTAA
- a CDS encoding sodium-dependent transporter, producing MSAVRGEFSSRFGFIMAAAGSAVGLGNIWGFPTQTASNGGAAFLVAYLVLAFFLAYPALMAELMIGRHGQANAVSSLTKLTTKPWQKQFAFAVGFGGILCAGFILSFYAIVAGWMLSATLEPVTTLIGADAASSWLSEQSLTRNILFTVVFIILTVAIISRGVENGIEKWSKRLMPALLGILFALIAYVMTQEGAVEGLKAYLVPDFSSIFDPTLLVSALGQAFFSLSLGTSVMIIYGSYISKKENLVSLGAYVTLIDVFIAFVAGLLIIPAMYVAQAQGVEIFSSTTGKLLSEDTLVFQVLPALFDGMGGVGLFVGFAFFALMSIAALTSSISMLEAPVSYTVERFAMKRVQATWLIGALIAIVSITIVCNLGTLFGLVITLTTKVAQPLLGLMCCIFVGWIWYRSSLLKAIQQGNPEVHNTLFWKIWPWYTKFVCPIAISLVFLHSLLS from the coding sequence ATGAGTGCAGTAAGAGGTGAGTTTAGCTCCCGCTTTGGTTTTATAATGGCTGCGGCAGGATCTGCTGTTGGGCTTGGTAATATTTGGGGTTTCCCGACACAAACAGCAAGTAATGGCGGGGCTGCCTTTTTAGTCGCGTACTTAGTACTGGCCTTCTTTTTAGCCTATCCTGCTTTAATGGCAGAGCTGATGATAGGTCGTCATGGACAAGCTAATGCGGTTTCTTCACTAACTAAATTAACCACTAAACCTTGGCAAAAGCAGTTTGCCTTTGCTGTTGGCTTTGGCGGGATTTTATGTGCTGGCTTTATACTAAGCTTTTATGCGATTGTTGCTGGTTGGATGTTAAGTGCAACTTTAGAGCCGGTTACTACTCTCATAGGCGCAGATGCGGCATCTTCGTGGTTAAGTGAACAGTCACTTACACGTAACATTCTTTTTACTGTGGTATTTATTATTTTAACCGTTGCTATTATCAGCCGCGGTGTTGAAAATGGTATTGAAAAATGGTCAAAACGTTTAATGCCTGCTTTGCTCGGTATTTTGTTTGCCTTAATTGCCTATGTAATGACTCAAGAAGGCGCTGTTGAGGGATTAAAAGCTTACCTAGTCCCTGACTTTTCTTCTATTTTTGATCCCACCTTATTAGTCAGTGCACTAGGACAGGCCTTCTTTTCATTGTCACTGGGCACCAGTGTAATGATTATCTATGGCTCATATATCAGTAAAAAAGAAAACCTCGTCTCTTTGGGGGCTTATGTTACGCTTATTGATGTATTCATCGCATTTGTAGCAGGCTTACTGATTATCCCCGCGATGTATGTTGCACAAGCCCAAGGTGTTGAAATATTCTCGTCAACAACAGGTAAACTACTTTCAGAAGACACCTTAGTATTTCAGGTTTTACCCGCCTTATTTGATGGCATGGGTGGTGTGGGTTTATTTGTTGGCTTTGCTTTTTTTGCATTAATGAGTATTGCCGCTCTAACCTCGTCAATTTCAATGCTTGAAGCGCCGGTATCGTACACTGTAGAGCGCTTTGCAATGAAGCGTGTGCAAGCAACATGGTTAATAGGTGCTTTAATTGCCATAGTTAGTATTACCATAGTGTGCAACTTAGGCACGTTATTTGGTTTAGTGATCACCTTAACAACTAAAGTCGCGCAACCTTTATTAGGACTTATGTGTTGTATTTTTGTAGGGTGGATCTGGTATAGGTCATCACTGCTCAAAGCAATCCAGCAAGGTAACCCTGAAGTACATAACACCTTATTTTGGAAAATATGGCCTTGGTATACTAAGTTTGTATGCCCTATCGCCATTAGCTTAGTATTTTTACATTCTTTACTTAGCTAA
- a CDS encoding GNAT family N-acetyltransferase — MAFKCEPFSALDSQTLFAIMRERVDVFVVEQACPYPELDDVDIADATRHLYSLNRQTVNAYARCYEKDAHYSAIGRVLVAQSQRSSGLGKELVSQAIACCRTHWPTRDIYIGAQTYLLNFYRSFGFECVGEEYLEDGIPHQDMILKQ, encoded by the coding sequence ATGGCGTTTAAATGTGAGCCATTCTCTGCGCTCGACTCCCAAACCCTGTTTGCAATAATGCGTGAACGTGTTGACGTATTTGTTGTAGAACAAGCGTGTCCTTACCCCGAACTTGATGATGTGGATATTGCAGATGCTACTCGCCACTTGTATTCACTCAATAGGCAAACAGTAAATGCCTATGCTCGTTGTTATGAAAAAGATGCACATTATAGTGCGATAGGGCGTGTTTTAGTTGCTCAATCACAGCGTAGCTCTGGTTTAGGCAAAGAATTAGTTAGCCAGGCTATTGCCTGTTGTAGAACTCATTGGCCTACTCGTGATATTTATATAGGCGCACAAACCTACTTACTAAATTTTTATCGCTCATTTGGTTTTGAGTGTGTTGGGGAGGAGTACTTAGAAGATGGCATACCCCATCAAGATATGATTTTAAAGCAGTAG
- a CDS encoding sporulation protein, with amino-acid sequence MFKKILASVGIGAAKVDTILETEHLQPGQLFNAQIVISAGDVSQEIAGLDLMLVTRVKVASEDGDYFTNHVIDQWRITDIGTVEPGEVKTIPFEARLHSETPITEINAGYNQSYVWLETGLDIDLALDPTDKDHLHIYPNEAVKTCMQAMEKLGFNLVKADVEQGHLRASTFQSVSGCYQELEYQPNSRSLFGIKEIELSFIPEAHKTHVLIELDRAFRSDGYVDLTIEHDHVNLSQLCDQLERLFA; translated from the coding sequence ATGTTTAAAAAGATTTTAGCATCGGTAGGCATTGGTGCCGCCAAGGTGGATACTATTTTAGAAACCGAGCATCTTCAGCCTGGCCAACTATTCAATGCACAAATAGTTATTAGTGCAGGTGATGTAAGTCAAGAAATTGCGGGTTTAGATTTAATGTTAGTTACTCGGGTTAAAGTAGCCAGTGAAGACGGTGATTACTTTACTAATCATGTTATTGATCAATGGCGCATAACTGACATTGGTACTGTTGAGCCTGGTGAAGTTAAAACTATCCCGTTTGAAGCCCGTTTGCATTCAGAAACACCAATTACTGAAATTAATGCCGGTTATAACCAGTCTTATGTGTGGTTAGAAACAGGGCTTGATATTGACCTTGCGCTTGATCCAACAGATAAAGACCATTTGCACATCTATCCGAATGAAGCAGTTAAAACCTGTATGCAAGCAATGGAGAAGCTAGGATTTAATTTAGTTAAAGCAGATGTAGAGCAAGGCCATTTACGTGCTTCTACTTTTCAATCTGTGTCTGGGTGTTATCAAGAGCTTGAATATCAACCAAATAGTCGCAGCTTATTTGGTATAAAGGAAATTGAACTGTCGTTTATTCCTGAAGCGCATAAAACGCATGTACTGATTGAGTTAGACAGAGCATTTAGAAGTGACGGTTATGTCGATTTAACTATCGAGCATGATCATGTTAACTTATCTCAGTTATGTGATCAGTTAGAGCGATTATTTGCTTAA
- a CDS encoding cation:proton antiporter family protein, with the protein MELIYFATAFVCGFGIYQLKLPPLIGFLMAGFILNLAGYKSTELLETIASLGVTLLLFSIGLKLKIANLIKPQVWAPATIHIILSSALFSGFMLLLGVFALPLFVDLSWQSALLVGFALSFSSTVFAVKVLEERGEMASLHGKIAIGILVMQDIFAVIFLAVSTGKVPNIWALGLIVALPLFRPIMYWVLNRSKHGELLPLFGFFFALVAGYNAFEFAGLKGDLGALIIGMMFAPHKKAGELSKSLLSLKDILLVGFFLSIGLSAELTAHSLVVALILVLVIPVKTLLYYILTNLFKLRARTSLLTAFSLANFSEFGLIVCAVAASSGMVTSEWLAVIAIAVSITFVIASPLNKRSNELYVKIERLLLKFESKTRLAEELPVNLNDTKIVIFGMGRIGTGAYETINATHPDVVAGIDIKPEVVDKHIKRGRRVLIADATDPDFWQRVNHSHVEMVMLTMPKHMQNIFALEQLQASGYKGQVTAIANYPDQQKELEDMGIDSTYNFYLEAGSGFAEHVKQTLFP; encoded by the coding sequence ATGGAACTAATTTATTTTGCTACCGCCTTCGTCTGCGGTTTTGGTATATATCAGCTAAAGTTACCGCCGCTTATCGGCTTTCTTATGGCCGGATTTATTCTTAATTTAGCGGGTTACAAAAGCACGGAGCTACTCGAAACGATTGCCTCTTTAGGGGTCACACTGCTACTTTTTAGTATTGGCCTCAAACTAAAAATTGCTAACCTTATAAAACCACAAGTGTGGGCTCCTGCCACCATACATATTATTTTAAGTAGCGCATTGTTTAGTGGCTTCATGTTGCTGCTTGGTGTATTCGCACTGCCATTATTTGTCGATTTAAGCTGGCAAAGTGCATTGTTAGTCGGCTTTGCTTTAAGCTTTTCGAGTACGGTATTTGCTGTAAAAGTACTTGAAGAACGCGGTGAAATGGCAAGTTTGCACGGTAAAATAGCCATTGGTATTTTGGTTATGCAAGATATATTTGCAGTCATATTCTTAGCGGTCAGTACAGGTAAAGTACCGAACATTTGGGCCTTAGGGTTAATTGTTGCACTACCTTTGTTTCGCCCAATTATGTACTGGGTTTTAAACCGCTCTAAACACGGTGAGTTACTGCCGTTATTTGGCTTTTTCTTTGCATTAGTAGCTGGGTACAATGCCTTTGAATTCGCAGGATTAAAAGGCGATTTAGGCGCATTGATCATTGGCATGATGTTCGCCCCTCACAAAAAAGCAGGTGAGCTGTCTAAATCGCTGCTTAGCCTTAAAGATATATTACTTGTTGGCTTTTTCTTAAGTATTGGTTTAAGCGCAGAGCTTACTGCCCACTCTTTAGTCGTTGCTTTAATTTTAGTATTGGTTATTCCTGTTAAAACGCTGCTTTACTACATACTAACTAATTTATTTAAACTGCGAGCTCGTACCTCTTTGCTCACCGCATTTAGTTTGGCTAACTTTAGTGAGTTTGGCTTAATTGTTTGTGCCGTTGCTGCATCTAGCGGCATGGTTACCTCTGAATGGCTCGCGGTTATCGCGATTGCCGTATCAATTACATTTGTGATTGCTTCCCCTTTAAATAAACGCTCTAACGAGCTGTACGTTAAAATTGAACGCCTCTTATTGAAGTTTGAAAGCAAGACCCGCTTAGCAGAAGAGCTTCCTGTAAACTTAAATGATACGAAAATAGTGATCTTTGGTATGGGTAGAATTGGCACTGGTGCCTATGAAACAATAAACGCAACTCACCCTGATGTAGTTGCAGGTATTGATATTAAACCTGAGGTGGTCGATAAACATATTAAACGGGGACGCAGAGTATTAATTGCCGATGCCACCGACCCTGATTTTTGGCAGCGCGTTAATCACTCTCATGTGGAAATGGTCATGTTAACTATGCCTAAGCATATGCAAAATATTTTTGCTTTAGAGCAATTACAAGCATCAGGCTATAAAGGGCAAGTAACTGCGATTGCTAACTACCCCGATCAGCAAAAAGAATTAGAAGATATGGGAATAGATTCTACTTATAACTTTTATTTAGAGGCTGGTAGCGGTTTTGCGGAGCATGTAAAGCAAACCTTGTTTCCGTAA